The Synergistaceae bacterium genome window below encodes:
- a CDS encoding CoA ester lyase, whose amino-acid sequence MNVVRPRRSMLYMPGNNPNMLQNCCCLGADGLLLDLEDAVSPDCKDEARRLLAYFLRKLDFGNTEVTVRINGTDTPWWRDDLKEIIPTRPHAVRLPKCEDPADIRELDSAILEIETAEGIPSGSIEIHAMIETAAAVERASEIARACPRVSAITLGGQDLAADIGVRRSKEGVEILYARSRVVIAARAAGIACFDTVFTDINDTEGLYREASLAAQLGFTGKAAIHPSQVRVINEAFRPEEQAIRHAEKVVAAAKDAKIKSIGVYAVDGNMVDGPVVRQALAVLAQAGISCDPAEVL is encoded by the coding sequence ATGAACGTTGTGAGACCCCGTCGTTCTATGCTCTATATGCCCGGCAACAATCCCAACATGCTCCAAAATTGCTGTTGCCTGGGTGCTGACGGGCTGCTTCTGGATTTGGAGGATGCGGTAAGCCCGGACTGCAAAGACGAGGCACGCAGACTGCTGGCATATTTCTTGCGTAAACTTGATTTTGGGAATACAGAGGTCACGGTCAGAATAAACGGGACCGACACCCCTTGGTGGCGCGACGACCTTAAAGAAATTATTCCGACCCGTCCGCATGCGGTGAGGCTCCCGAAATGCGAAGATCCTGCAGATATCAGAGAGCTGGATTCCGCGATCTTGGAGATAGAAACAGCCGAGGGTATCCCTTCCGGTTCCATTGAAATACATGCGATGATAGAAACTGCGGCGGCAGTCGAGAGAGCTTCGGAGATCGCGCGCGCATGTCCCAGGGTATCAGCCATTACTCTTGGCGGTCAGGACCTGGCCGCTGATATCGGCGTACGCAGGAGCAAAGAGGGAGTAGAGATACTTTATGCAAGAAGCAGGGTCGTCATAGCCGCAAGAGCAGCAGGTATCGCATGTTTCGACACCGTCTTCACCGACATCAACGACACGGAGGGCCTTTACAGGGAAGCGTCACTTGCCGCACAGCTGGGTTTTACGGGAAAGGCCGCGATACATCCCTCACAGGTACGCGTGATCAACGAGGCCTTCCGTCCGGAGGAACAGGCTATCCGACATGCCGAAAAAGTTGTCGCTGCAGCTAAAGATGCAAAAATAAAATCTATCGGAGTCTATGCGGTCGACGGCAATATGGTCGACGGCCCTGTCGTAAGGCAGGCGCTTGCCGTGCTTGCTCAGGCGGGAATATCCTGCGACCCGGCGGAGGTGCTTTAA
- a CDS encoding citrate lyase acyl carrier protein gives MIRKSATSGTDGKCDCIVTVEPAESVTLEYVSKNRSIYAKRTEDLVQKTAMRYGLNGVKVKIEDFGALGFVIQARLETAIERALGGAAR, from the coding sequence ATGATCAGAAAATCAGCTACATCTGGGACTGATGGAAAGTGTGACTGTATCGTGACAGTTGAACCGGCTGAGTCTGTCACTCTGGAGTATGTGAGCAAGAACAGATCGATCTATGCCAAGAGGACCGAGGATCTGGTTCAAAAGACAGCCATGCGTTATGGACTGAATGGGGTTAAAGTCAAAATTGAGGACTTTGGGGCACTTGGCTTTGTTATACAGGCAAGGCTTGAGACAGCAATTGAAAGAGCTCTCGGAGGTGCCGCAAGATGA
- a CDS encoding GntR family transcriptional regulator has product MTIKLEEGLVLSPANPLRVEVANLLRKLILDGQIPSGERIIEMEIAAQLDVSRMPVREALRILESEGLIQQIPRRGLFVTAFTEDDIREFYTIRGALEVCAIKIVIDRITPEELAALKDYCKKAREAFGRHDINEVCLWTAKFNEEIYNSCGMPRFKEEIKNTQNYLRTFRLLSFRTSERTEQALNEHEDIIRLVEAKDREGAARATEKHLYGAMTSYIESWKERNAKK; this is encoded by the coding sequence GTGACGATCAAATTGGAAGAAGGATTAGTTTTATCTCCGGCAAACCCTCTAAGAGTTGAAGTTGCAAACCTTTTGCGTAAACTTATTCTCGACGGGCAGATACCAAGCGGCGAACGTATTATTGAAATGGAGATCGCTGCGCAGCTTGACGTGAGCCGTATGCCCGTACGGGAGGCACTGAGGATTTTGGAGAGCGAGGGTCTCATTCAGCAGATCCCGCGCAGAGGCCTTTTTGTCACCGCATTTACCGAGGACGATATAAGGGAATTCTACACCATTCGCGGGGCCCTCGAGGTTTGCGCGATCAAGATCGTCATAGACAGGATAACGCCGGAAGAGCTTGCGGCGCTTAAAGATTACTGTAAAAAGGCCCGCGAAGCCTTTGGCAGGCATGATATAAATGAAGTCTGTCTCTGGACCGCGAAGTTCAACGAGGAGATATATAACAGCTGCGGAATGCCGCGTTTCAAGGAAGAGATAAAAAACACACAGAATTACCTTCGGACATTCAGGCTCCTTTCATTCAGAACCTCTGAAAGGACGGAGCAGGCATTGAATGAACATGAAGACATAATACGTCTTGTAGAGGCAAAGGACCGCGAAGGTGCGGCCAGGGCAACAGAAAAGCATCTTTACGGCGCAATGACGTCGTATATTGAATCCTGGAAAGAGCGCAACGCAAAGAAATAA
- a CDS encoding gamma-glutamyl-gamma-aminobutyrate hydrolase family protein (Members of this family of hydrolases with an active site Cys residue belong to MEROPS family C26.), whose protein sequence is MKPLIGVPTDPFSRGYANVALENMARESLVYYWLLARLTEKICSSIRAAGGLPVVLSATNDEEEMETILSKIDGFVFAGGNDISPSFYGETDKGSISPNLERDRFEFALLGKAVKNEKPVLGICRGCQMINVALGGTLCQHIPDIRPEWILHRRPDVTEGYVHTVEMLKHELFPMQNGGIMKVNSMHHQAVDKPAEGLEIIAATTDGLTEGVSMSGYRYLVGVQWHPECLAASDPVQADLFSSLVKASR, encoded by the coding sequence ATGAAACCGCTAATTGGAGTGCCGACAGACCCTTTCAGCCGCGGATACGCAAACGTGGCGCTGGAGAACATGGCAAGAGAGTCACTTGTTTATTACTGGCTGCTTGCGCGGCTGACCGAAAAAATATGTTCGTCGATCCGCGCTGCAGGAGGATTACCCGTTGTTCTGTCTGCAACAAACGACGAAGAAGAAATGGAGACTATCCTGTCCAAAATAGATGGATTCGTATTCGCCGGCGGCAACGACATATCTCCGTCCTTCTACGGAGAAACCGATAAAGGCTCGATATCTCCTAACCTCGAACGTGACCGCTTTGAATTCGCACTGCTTGGAAAAGCCGTCAAAAATGAAAAGCCGGTACTGGGTATATGCCGCGGATGTCAGATGATCAATGTTGCACTTGGCGGGACTCTCTGCCAGCATATCCCTGACATCAGGCCCGAATGGATCCTGCACAGACGCCCTGATGTCACGGAAGGTTACGTCCACACCGTCGAGATGTTGAAACATGAACTATTTCCCATGCAAAACGGCGGCATAATGAAGGTCAACTCGATGCACCATCAGGCTGTAGACAAACCGGCAGAAGGCCTGGAAATCATAGCGGCAACAACCGACGGATTGACTGAGGGGGTCTCTATGTCCGGATACCGATACTTAGTCGGAGTGCAGTGGCATCCGGAATGTCTCGCTGCGAGCGACCCCGTACAGGCGGACCTGTTCAGCTCTCTCGTAAAGGCCTCTCGATAA
- a CDS encoding nucleotidyltransferase family protein, with translation MNAILLAAGLSTRMGTQKLLMPFGSSTVIETVLYNLHSAGLLPVYAVFSNEVAEKVTARPDWLHAGINPEPELGQSSSLIVGLDMLPEGEDFCIMLGDLPLAKPGDMAELARKFQAMPEDKTVLTPCRNGGFGHPMFYRPIWKERFKSARGDGGGKKILFGFEDEIVSVAAPDGHFLDIDTPEDYKKIVKVEI, from the coding sequence ATGAACGCTATACTTCTCGCGGCAGGACTTTCGACAAGAATGGGGACTCAGAAACTCCTGATGCCATTTGGCAGCTCCACAGTGATTGAGACAGTGCTATACAACCTTCACAGCGCCGGCCTCTTGCCTGTATACGCAGTTTTCTCAAATGAAGTCGCAGAAAAGGTCACAGCCCGTCCCGATTGGCTCCATGCCGGTATAAATCCGGAGCCTGAGCTCGGTCAGTCGAGCTCGCTCATAGTAGGCCTTGATATGCTGCCAGAAGGAGAAGACTTCTGCATAATGCTCGGAGATCTTCCCCTGGCAAAACCTGGGGATATGGCTGAGCTTGCCAGAAAATTTCAGGCCATGCCTGAAGATAAAACGGTCCTGACTCCATGCAGGAACGGAGGCTTCGGCCATCCGATGTTCTACCGCCCGATATGGAAGGAGCGCTTCAAATCAGCCCGTGGCGACGGCGGCGGGAAAAAAATCCTGTTCGGATTTGAAGACGAGATCGTAAGTGTGGCAGCCCCTGACGGACATTTCCTGGACATCGACACTCCGGAGGATTATAAAAAAATAGTCAAGGTCGAAATTTAA
- the yqeC gene encoding putative selenium-dependent hydroxylase accessory protein YqeC, translating to MAEYDMIKILDKELGLGCFSLFAITGGGGKTSMMYALGEFFSGTEKTLITTTAKIFPPSKNCSAAFIGSINECKERVMALPPNSFITAAKEQTEEKLIGYDPEEIDELAKSGAADKIIVEADGSRGLSIKAYESWEPPVPHSAQCQIVVAGADAFTGPMSGAVAFRLDLLGERYGIKKGEHLSAVNFAAILSSPCEYLKNSPKEAYRMLLINKGELLSDTELKAISKCLGISLRGYDALAIASLKEDTVYDIIKLGRR from the coding sequence ATGGCAGAATATGACATGATAAAAATCCTTGATAAAGAGCTGGGGCTTGGCTGCTTTTCTCTTTTCGCTATAACCGGAGGCGGAGGAAAGACATCAATGATGTATGCACTTGGAGAGTTTTTCTCCGGAACCGAAAAAACTCTTATCACTACTACCGCAAAGATATTTCCTCCATCAAAAAACTGCTCCGCGGCATTCATCGGCTCAATCAATGAATGTAAGGAAAGAGTTATGGCGCTCCCTCCGAATTCATTCATAACTGCGGCAAAAGAACAGACAGAGGAAAAACTTATCGGCTATGACCCGGAAGAGATAGATGAACTTGCCAAAAGCGGAGCTGCGGATAAGATAATCGTTGAGGCAGACGGTTCGCGCGGCCTTTCGATCAAGGCCTATGAATCATGGGAACCGCCTGTGCCACATTCGGCACAATGTCAGATAGTTGTTGCCGGAGCCGATGCGTTTACTGGGCCAATGTCCGGTGCAGTAGCATTCCGGCTCGACCTGCTCGGTGAAAGATACGGCATAAAAAAGGGGGAACATCTTTCTGCGGTAAATTTTGCTGCGATCCTTTCAAGCCCATGCGAATACCTGAAAAATTCACCGAAAGAAGCTTACCGCATGCTATTGATAAACAAGGGAGAACTGCTCTCTGATACAGAGCTGAAGGCGATTTCCAAGTGCCTCGGGATCTCACTGAGAGGCTATGATGCGCTGGCAATAGCCTCTCTGAAAGAAGACACAGTCTATGACATAATAAAACTGGGGAGGCGCTGA
- the gpmA gene encoding 2,3-diphosphoglycerate-dependent phosphoglycerate mutase has product MYEIVLVRHGESTWNNENRFTGWTDVPLSDKGISEAISAGRLLKADGYVFDKAYTSVLKRAIKTLWIVLEEMDLMWIPVEHSWRLNERHYGALQGLNKAETAAQYGDEQVKIWRRSYSTRPPLLEKTDERYPGSDPRYAGLSEAEIPVGECLADTVARAVPYWETVIAPDIKAGKRLIIAAHGNSIRALVKYLDDISEEEILELNIPTGIPLVYALDKSLKPLSHYYLGDADAIAKAEAAVANQGRAKK; this is encoded by the coding sequence ATGTATGAAATAGTTTTAGTGCGGCATGGAGAGAGCACCTGGAACAACGAGAACCGATTCACGGGATGGACAGATGTCCCGCTTTCAGACAAGGGAATTTCTGAGGCAATATCCGCCGGCAGACTGCTGAAAGCAGATGGATACGTCTTCGACAAGGCTTACACGTCGGTGCTTAAGCGCGCAATCAAGACTCTCTGGATCGTACTTGAAGAGATGGATCTCATGTGGATACCTGTCGAGCATTCATGGAGGCTCAATGAGAGGCACTACGGAGCACTCCAGGGGCTCAATAAAGCGGAGACAGCGGCACAGTACGGAGATGAACAGGTCAAGATATGGCGCCGAAGTTACAGCACCCGCCCCCCGCTGCTGGAAAAAACAGACGAGCGCTATCCTGGCAGCGACCCTCGCTATGCCGGGCTCTCGGAAGCTGAGATACCTGTCGGTGAATGTCTGGCCGATACTGTAGCGAGGGCTGTGCCCTACTGGGAGACCGTCATCGCACCGGACATAAAGGCCGGAAAGAGGCTGATCATAGCGGCCCACGGCAACAGCATAAGGGCCCTCGTTAAATATCTTGACGATATTTCAGAAGAAGAGATTCTTGAGCTGAATATTCCGACAGGTATACCGCTGGTCTATGCGCTTGACAAATCACTCAAGCCTCTCAGCCATTACTACCTTGGCGACGCAGACGCTATCGCAAAAGCCGAAGCCGCAGTGGCAAATCAGGGCAGGGCAAAAAAATAA
- the gyrB gene encoding DNA topoisomerase (ATP-hydrolyzing) subunit B codes for MDKMDIPNNAPVTSASDSAYSAKDIHVLEGLEAVRKRPGMYIGDQGSRGLHHLVYEVIDNSIDESLAGFCDTINVTINPDGSVTVVDNGRGIPTEMHESGRCAAEVVMTILHAGGKFDKSAYQVSGGLHGVGVSVVNALSAWLELTIWRNGKEYHQRYERGNPVTELEVVGNTDIRGTRVQFMPDDEIFSNTEYQADILKSRMRELAFLNSHITINFEDLRSDKLQQRTYHYPGGISSFVEYLNKGKEVLFKEPILIKGEKDKTEIELAIQYNDSYMERLYGFVNLINTIEGGTHVAGFRTALTRAVNDEARKLKILKEKDVNLSGDDLKEGLTAVISVKVMEPQFEGQTKTKLGNSDVKGIVDSLVYEGLKNALDERPEILKPIVESAIRARQAREAAKKAKELVRRKSIMSGLTLPGKLSDCSNRNPADCEIYIVEGDSAGGSAKQGRNREFQAILPLRGKILNVEKARLEKILSSETIRNIILALGCGVGDDFNEDKLRYHKIFIMADADVDGAHIRTLLLTLFFRYMPQIIDNGYLYVAQPPLFRVQCGKDINYCFSEKEMKEIQSKSMGKKIDVQRYKGLGEMNAEQLWETTMNPENRIINRVEVQDAVEADELFGILMGDVVEPRRKFIEMYGHEVRNLDI; via the coding sequence ATGGATAAAATGGATATACCAAACAACGCCCCCGTGACATCAGCTTCAGATTCAGCTTACTCGGCAAAGGACATACACGTTCTTGAGGGACTGGAAGCGGTACGCAAACGCCCCGGCATGTATATAGGAGATCAGGGATCGCGCGGCCTTCATCACCTTGTCTACGAGGTCATCGACAACTCAATTGACGAATCACTGGCCGGTTTCTGCGACACTATCAATGTAACTATAAATCCTGACGGCAGCGTTACAGTTGTCGACAATGGGCGCGGGATCCCGACAGAGATGCACGAATCAGGCAGGTGTGCAGCGGAAGTCGTAATGACGATCCTCCACGCGGGAGGCAAGTTCGATAAGAGCGCCTATCAGGTCTCGGGTGGGCTGCACGGTGTCGGGGTCTCAGTAGTGAACGCTCTGTCGGCATGGCTCGAGCTTACGATATGGCGCAACGGCAAGGAATATCATCAGCGCTACGAGCGCGGCAACCCCGTCACGGAACTCGAGGTCGTCGGTAACACCGATATACGCGGCACAAGAGTACAGTTCATGCCGGACGATGAAATTTTCTCAAATACCGAGTATCAGGCTGATATACTCAAATCACGCATGCGCGAGCTTGCTTTCCTCAACTCGCACATAACGATAAATTTTGAGGACTTACGGAGTGATAAACTCCAACAGCGCACTTACCATTATCCGGGAGGTATCTCTTCTTTTGTGGAATACCTCAACAAGGGCAAGGAAGTCCTCTTCAAAGAACCGATCCTTATAAAGGGTGAAAAGGACAAAACAGAGATAGAACTAGCGATACAGTACAACGACTCATATATGGAACGTCTGTACGGCTTCGTGAACCTCATCAACACAATAGAGGGCGGCACACACGTCGCCGGCTTCCGCACGGCGCTCACACGCGCGGTCAACGATGAGGCACGGAAACTTAAGATACTCAAGGAAAAAGACGTGAATCTCAGCGGCGACGACCTCAAAGAGGGGCTTACCGCCGTTATCTCAGTCAAAGTCATGGAACCTCAGTTTGAGGGGCAAACAAAGACAAAACTCGGCAACAGCGACGTGAAGGGCATCGTTGATTCACTCGTCTACGAAGGCCTCAAGAACGCCCTCGACGAACGCCCTGAAATATTGAAACCAATAGTCGAGAGCGCAATACGTGCAAGGCAGGCGCGCGAAGCCGCAAAGAAGGCAAAGGAACTCGTCCGCCGTAAATCCATAATGAGCGGCCTTACTTTGCCCGGGAAGCTCTCCGACTGCTCAAACAGAAACCCTGCGGACTGCGAGATATATATAGTAGAGGGAGACAGCGCAGGAGGCAGCGCAAAACAGGGACGCAACCGTGAGTTCCAGGCGATACTGCCGCTTCGCGGAAAGATACTGAACGTCGAAAAAGCACGCCTCGAAAAAATCCTGAGCAGCGAAACAATACGCAACATCATACTTGCGCTGGGCTGTGGCGTAGGCGATGACTTCAACGAAGACAAACTTCGCTACCACAAGATATTCATTATGGCAGATGCCGACGTAGACGGTGCGCATATCCGGACCCTGCTCCTCACGCTCTTCTTCCGCTACATGCCGCAGATAATAGACAACGGCTACCTCTACGTAGCGCAGCCGCCGCTCTTCCGCGTACAGTGCGGCAAGGATATCAACTACTGCTTCTCCGAAAAAGAGATGAAGGAAATCCAGTCCAAGTCCATGGGCAAAAAGATTGACGTCCAGCGATACAAGGGACTTGGCGAAATGAACGCCGAACAGCTATGGGAGACAACTATGAATCCTGAGAACCGCATAATAAATCGGGTCGAGGTACAGGATGCAGTAGAAGCCGATGAACTCTTCGGCATATTGATGGGCGATGTGGTCGAACCGCGCCGCAAGTTCATCGAAATGTATGGGCATGAGGTAAGGAACCTGGATATATAA
- a CDS encoding GntR family transcriptional regulator gives MIHHSRFYSTSSDFVYLELRGRIVSKSLLPGERLPEVKIANGMGVSRTPVREALRRLAAEGLVVIIPNSGARVAAPTAREMESAYAVREYLEALSVHLACINGIDSRAMDKMEAVLSAEEDAFAAHDLDAYLEVNNTFHRLVAESSKNVILREYIENIILRTNVYILFYDPFDEDTNYSTEEHRGILKAIAARDMECAEELMKEHLRHSHKALAIPENRHEGIRAKTGAIR, from the coding sequence ATGATCCACCATTCAAGATTTTATAGCACTTCATCGGATTTTGTCTATCTTGAGCTCAGGGGCAGGATAGTAAGCAAGAGTCTCTTGCCGGGAGAAAGATTGCCTGAAGTCAAGATCGCAAATGGCATGGGCGTCAGCAGGACGCCTGTCAGGGAAGCGCTTCGCCGCCTTGCTGCAGAGGGGCTTGTGGTGATTATACCTAACAGCGGCGCGAGGGTTGCCGCCCCTACAGCCAGGGAGATGGAAAGTGCATATGCCGTCCGTGAATATCTTGAAGCTCTCAGCGTTCATCTCGCATGTATCAACGGCATAGACAGCAGGGCGATGGATAAGATGGAGGCTGTCCTCTCCGCCGAGGAGGATGCTTTTGCGGCTCATGACCTAGATGCATATCTGGAGGTAAATAACACATTTCACAGGCTTGTTGCGGAGTCCAGCAAGAATGTTATACTCCGCGAGTACATAGAAAACATAATTCTTCGCACGAATGTTTATATCCTTTTCTATGACCCTTTCGACGAAGATACAAATTACAGCACCGAAGAGCACAGAGGCATCCTGAAGGCGATTGCCGCAAGAGATATGGAATGTGCGGAAGAACTGATGAAGGAACACCTTCGTCATTCGCACAAGGCACTTGCCATACCTGAAAACAGGCATGAAGGCATCAGAGCAAAAACAGGCGCCATACGTTAA
- a CDS encoding DegT/DnrJ/EryC1/StrS family aminotransferase: MTEQKNIPSFDLTRNYARVKEEIKVAVDRVLESQHFILGPEVEALEKEIAAYLGVGSTVGCASGTDALVLALMSLDLKEGDEVITTPFTFFSTASCITRCGATPVFADVEPDSYNLSMESVLEKITPRTKAVLPVHLFGQTCRLELIKDELKKRNITLVEDCAQAIGSHRIIYGKVCHAGSIGDMGCFSFFPTKNLGCYGDGGMVSVPNNEARAERIKSLRVHGSGRMYYHDEIGINSRLDAIQAAILRVRLRHLEEWNEERRIVAERYMMLLGEKGILDLVVPPVEQPGNRHVYHQYVARAKDRDKLQKFLAERGIVTRVYYPLALHLQHCFAYLGFKEGDFPVAEMLSNEVIALPMFPELLMEEQERVVEGIAEFYGGQKCSD; the protein is encoded by the coding sequence ATGACGGAACAGAAAAACATACCTTCTTTTGACCTTACGAGAAATTACGCACGAGTCAAAGAAGAAATCAAAGTAGCAGTAGACAGAGTTCTTGAATCACAGCATTTTATACTCGGTCCTGAGGTCGAGGCGCTTGAGAAAGAGATAGCCGCATATCTCGGAGTGGGGAGCACGGTGGGCTGTGCATCCGGAACAGATGCGCTTGTCCTTGCTCTTATGTCGCTTGACCTGAAAGAGGGGGATGAGGTCATAACGACGCCGTTCACATTTTTTTCCACGGCGAGCTGCATCACCAGGTGCGGCGCGACCCCTGTCTTTGCTGATGTTGAACCGGACAGCTACAACCTGTCTATGGAGTCGGTACTGGAAAAAATAACTCCGCGCACAAAGGCCGTCCTTCCCGTTCACCTCTTTGGACAGACATGCAGGCTTGAACTCATAAAAGACGAACTGAAAAAGAGAAACATCACTCTGGTCGAAGACTGCGCGCAGGCCATCGGTTCACATCGCATTATCTACGGAAAGGTCTGCCACGCCGGTTCGATAGGAGACATGGGCTGCTTCTCCTTCTTCCCGACTAAGAACCTGGGATGCTACGGCGACGGAGGGATGGTCTCAGTCCCAAACAACGAGGCTCGTGCGGAACGGATCAAAAGCCTGAGGGTGCACGGTTCGGGCAGGATGTATTACCACGACGAGATCGGCATCAACAGCCGTCTTGACGCCATACAGGCAGCTATACTTCGTGTCCGCCTCCGCCATCTTGAGGAGTGGAATGAGGAGCGCCGCATAGTTGCGGAACGCTATATGATGCTCCTTGGTGAGAAGGGGATCCTGGACTTGGTGGTGCCTCCCGTGGAGCAGCCTGGCAACAGACATGTTTATCACCAGTATGTAGCCCGTGCAAAGGACAGGGATAAGCTTCAGAAGTTTCTGGCCGAGCGCGGTATTGTGACGAGGGTCTATTATCCTCTTGCTCTGCACCTCCAGCACTGCTTTGCTTATCTTGGCTTCAAAGAGGGAGATTTCCCTGTCGCAGAGATGCTTTCCAATGAAGTTATAGCGCTTCCGATGTTCCCTGAGCTTCTCATGGAGGAGCAGGAAAGAGTTGTGGAAGGGATTGCGGAATTTTACGGAGGACAAAAGTGCTCTGACTAA
- a CDS encoding zinc metallopeptidase, whose translation MIYPFLDPTMVLLIPALILSLWAQFRVKTTFSKYSEITAQRGVTADQVSRILLDRFGLGGVRVERIPGQLTDHYDPSAKVLRLSDSVSGNSSIAAIGVAAHEVGHAIQDKEGYAFLRIRNAIVPAVNIGSTLSMPLFFIGLIMGSLNLLNLGILLFCGVLVFHLVTLPVEFDASARALKLLSGTGLLTQGEIGGAKSVLDAAALTYVAALVMTILQLVRLLALRGMRRD comes from the coding sequence ATGATATATCCGTTTTTGGATCCTACAATGGTCCTTCTGATCCCGGCGCTTATCCTTTCGTTATGGGCGCAGTTCAGAGTAAAGACTACGTTTTCAAAATACAGCGAAATAACCGCGCAGCGCGGCGTCACAGCGGATCAGGTGTCGCGGATACTGCTTGACAGGTTTGGGCTTGGCGGTGTCAGAGTTGAAAGGATACCGGGACAACTGACCGACCATTATGACCCGTCGGCAAAGGTGCTGCGTCTCTCGGACTCTGTCTCCGGCAACTCCAGCATAGCTGCTATCGGCGTAGCGGCCCATGAAGTCGGACATGCTATACAGGACAAGGAGGGCTATGCGTTTCTGAGAATTCGAAATGCCATCGTTCCTGCCGTGAATATCGGCTCTACTCTTTCCATGCCGCTCTTTTTCATCGGGCTCATAATGGGCTCGTTGAATTTGCTGAACCTGGGGATTTTGCTGTTCTGCGGGGTTCTTGTGTTCCATCTTGTTACGCTCCCGGTCGAGTTTGATGCCAGCGCACGGGCGCTAAAACTGCTCTCAGGGACAGGCTTGCTCACACAGGGAGAAATAGGCGGAGCTAAATCAGTGCTGGACGCAGCCGCACTGACCTACGTCGCGGCTCTTGTCATGACTATTTTGCAGCTGGTGAGGCTTCTTGCTCTTCGAGGAATGCGCAGAGACTAA